A DNA window from Ipomoea triloba cultivar NCNSP0323 chromosome 10, ASM357664v1 contains the following coding sequences:
- the LOC116032629 gene encoding QWRF motif-containing protein 2-like isoform X2, translating into MQRRKGILASAQNPKTSSQEEPQINTRRPPLLPSEKDNNGVNNNPKRPKARVVSSRYMSPSPSTSSSNSSSVSSSSSKTSTSRRFPSPLLSRNSTPLSTAPPSSGPKRSVSVDRRRPAVSRPLTPDLDLKVSNGSEISAATKLLVTSTRSLSVSFQGEAFSLPISKTKAAPPSPNLSSIRKNTPERRRTTTPLRGKPDGGGDQVENSRPLDQHRWPARSRQANPLSRSLNCSDVERNKLIGSGIRVLQHSMMDERRVSLDSRLSIDLGNAEPLKAAQRGFDENSVNNESSVPSDRTASDTDSVSSGSTSGMQESGGTSRGPTAPRGIVVSARFWQETNSRLRRLQDPGSPLSTSPGSKLIVPPKLRKYPSDVPASLQRTISSPIRGGIRPASPSKLGTPVGSRSSPSRGMPSPSRVRNAVSTISNNFVETPSVLSFAVDVRRGKVGENRIVDAHLLRLLYNRHLQWRFVNARTEAALHVQMHTAEKTLWNAWIKISDLRDIVTKKRHRLQLLKQKLKLASILKGQISYLEDWASLDKEHSVALMGGIEALKASTLRLPVLAGAIVDIQSLKEAIGSTVDVMQALVTSVCSLLAKVEEANILVIELAKITAKERVLLEQCKDFLSMVATMQVKDCSLRTHVLQHRRVSTA; encoded by the exons ATGCAGAGGCGAAAGGGGATTCTGG CTTCAGCTCAAAACCCCAAAACCAGCTCACAAGAGGAGCCTCAAATTAACACAAGGAGACCTCCATTATTGCCGTCTGAGAAGGACAATAATGGAGTTAACAATAACCCTAAGAGACCCAAAGCTAGAGTGGTCTCTTCTAGATACATGTCCCCTTCTCCTTCAACTTCTTCTTCAAATTCATCCTCTGTGTCTTCTTCCTCCTCAAAGACTTCAACTTCCAGAAGATTCCCATCCCCTTTACTGTCCAGAAACTCCACTCCTTTGTCCACTGCGCCGCCTTCTTCAGGCCCCAAAAGGTCCGTTTCCGTGGACAGGAGGCGCCCGGCCGTTTCGAGGCCTCTAACACCCGATCTCGATCTGAAAGTGAGTAATGGGAGTGAGATTTCAGCTGCCACCAAGCTGCTGGTCACTTCTACTAGGAGTTTATCTGTTTCCTTTCAAGGGGAGGCCTtttccttgccaattagtaagacTAAGGCGGCTCCCCCTTCGCCTAATTTGAGTAGTATTAGGAAGAATACGCCCGAGAGGAGGAGGACGACTACTCCTCTCAGAGGGAAGCCCGATGGGGGAGGAGATCAGGTGGAGAATTCTAGGCCCCTTGATCAGCACCGATGGCCTGCGAGGTCTAGGCAAGCAAATCCCTTGTCCAGGAGTTTAAACTGTAGTGATGTGGAGAGGAACAAGCTTATTGGATCTGGGATTCGGGTACTTCAGCACTCGATGATGGATGAGAGAAGGGTTTCACTTGATAGCAGACTGAGTATTGATTTGGGAAATGCTGAGCCATTAAAAGCTGCTCAACGTGGTTTCGATGAAAATTCAGTAAATAATGAGTCATCTGTGCCTTCTGATCGCACTGCATCTGATACGGATAGTGTTTCTTCTGGTAGTACTTCGGGAATGCAAGAGAGTGGTGGAACTTCTCGTGGGCCTACAGCACCACGAGGAATTGTTGTTTCGGCTAGGTTTTGGCAAGAAACAAATAGTAGGTTGAGGAGGTTGCAGGATCCAGGCTCACCATTATCCACAAGTCCAGGGTCGAAGTTGATTGTGCCACCAAAACTGCGAAAGTACCCAAGTGATGTCCCAGCTTCCTTGCAACGGACCATTTCATCACCTATTCGTGGTGGCATTAGGCCTGCTTCTCCAAGTAAGTTGGGGACACCAGTGGGTTCACGGTCATCTCCCTCGCGCGGAATGCCTAGTCCAAGTCGTGTGAGAAATGCTGTTAGTACCATTAGCAATAATTTTGTTGAGACACCTTCAGTTCTTAGTTTTGCTGTGGATGTTCGGAGGGGGAAGGTAGGGGAAAACCGAATTGTTGACGCTCACCTGTTGCGACTTCTTTATAATCGACACTTGCAATGGCGCTTTGTAAATGCTAGGACAGAAGCAGCCTTGCATGTGCAGATGCACACTGCAGAG AAAACTCTTTGGAATGCTTGGATAAAAATCTCAGACTTGCGTGATATAGTCACCAAAAAACGACACAGGTTGCAATTGCTGAAGCAAAAATTGAAGCTAGCATCTATTCTTAAGGGACAA ATATCCTATTTAGAAGATTGGGCTTCGTTGGATAAAGAACACTCTGTTGCTTTAATGGGTGGTATTGAAGCTTTGAAGGCTAGCACTCTACGTCTCCCTGTTCTTGCCGGAGCAATT GTTGACATTCAAAGCTTGAAGGAAGCTATTGGTTCAACAGTTGATGTGATGCAAGCATTGGTAACCTCAGTCTGTTCGCTTTTGGCAAAG GTAGAAGAAGCGAATATTTTGGTAATTGAACTTGCTAAAATAACTGCAAAGGAGCGGGTTCTACTAGaacaatgcaaagatttctTGTCTATGGTAGCAACGATGCAG GTTAAGGATTGTAGTTTGAGAACACATGTATTACAACATCGACGTGTATCAACAGCCTGA
- the LOC116032629 gene encoding QWRF motif-containing protein 2-like isoform X1: MMVVAAFSGAASAQNPKTSSQEEPQINTRRPPLLPSEKDNNGVNNNPKRPKARVVSSRYMSPSPSTSSSNSSSVSSSSSKTSTSRRFPSPLLSRNSTPLSTAPPSSGPKRSVSVDRRRPAVSRPLTPDLDLKVSNGSEISAATKLLVTSTRSLSVSFQGEAFSLPISKTKAAPPSPNLSSIRKNTPERRRTTTPLRGKPDGGGDQVENSRPLDQHRWPARSRQANPLSRSLNCSDVERNKLIGSGIRVLQHSMMDERRVSLDSRLSIDLGNAEPLKAAQRGFDENSVNNESSVPSDRTASDTDSVSSGSTSGMQESGGTSRGPTAPRGIVVSARFWQETNSRLRRLQDPGSPLSTSPGSKLIVPPKLRKYPSDVPASLQRTISSPIRGGIRPASPSKLGTPVGSRSSPSRGMPSPSRVRNAVSTISNNFVETPSVLSFAVDVRRGKVGENRIVDAHLLRLLYNRHLQWRFVNARTEAALHVQMHTAEKTLWNAWIKISDLRDIVTKKRHRLQLLKQKLKLASILKGQISYLEDWASLDKEHSVALMGGIEALKASTLRLPVLAGAIVDIQSLKEAIGSTVDVMQALVTSVCSLLAKVEEANILVIELAKITAKERVLLEQCKDFLSMVATMQVKDCSLRTHVLQHRRVSTA, translated from the exons atGATGGTGGTGGCTGCGTTTTCTGGTGCAGCTTCAGCTCAAAACCCCAAAACCAGCTCACAAGAGGAGCCTCAAATTAACACAAGGAGACCTCCATTATTGCCGTCTGAGAAGGACAATAATGGAGTTAACAATAACCCTAAGAGACCCAAAGCTAGAGTGGTCTCTTCTAGATACATGTCCCCTTCTCCTTCAACTTCTTCTTCAAATTCATCCTCTGTGTCTTCTTCCTCCTCAAAGACTTCAACTTCCAGAAGATTCCCATCCCCTTTACTGTCCAGAAACTCCACTCCTTTGTCCACTGCGCCGCCTTCTTCAGGCCCCAAAAGGTCCGTTTCCGTGGACAGGAGGCGCCCGGCCGTTTCGAGGCCTCTAACACCCGATCTCGATCTGAAAGTGAGTAATGGGAGTGAGATTTCAGCTGCCACCAAGCTGCTGGTCACTTCTACTAGGAGTTTATCTGTTTCCTTTCAAGGGGAGGCCTtttccttgccaattagtaagacTAAGGCGGCTCCCCCTTCGCCTAATTTGAGTAGTATTAGGAAGAATACGCCCGAGAGGAGGAGGACGACTACTCCTCTCAGAGGGAAGCCCGATGGGGGAGGAGATCAGGTGGAGAATTCTAGGCCCCTTGATCAGCACCGATGGCCTGCGAGGTCTAGGCAAGCAAATCCCTTGTCCAGGAGTTTAAACTGTAGTGATGTGGAGAGGAACAAGCTTATTGGATCTGGGATTCGGGTACTTCAGCACTCGATGATGGATGAGAGAAGGGTTTCACTTGATAGCAGACTGAGTATTGATTTGGGAAATGCTGAGCCATTAAAAGCTGCTCAACGTGGTTTCGATGAAAATTCAGTAAATAATGAGTCATCTGTGCCTTCTGATCGCACTGCATCTGATACGGATAGTGTTTCTTCTGGTAGTACTTCGGGAATGCAAGAGAGTGGTGGAACTTCTCGTGGGCCTACAGCACCACGAGGAATTGTTGTTTCGGCTAGGTTTTGGCAAGAAACAAATAGTAGGTTGAGGAGGTTGCAGGATCCAGGCTCACCATTATCCACAAGTCCAGGGTCGAAGTTGATTGTGCCACCAAAACTGCGAAAGTACCCAAGTGATGTCCCAGCTTCCTTGCAACGGACCATTTCATCACCTATTCGTGGTGGCATTAGGCCTGCTTCTCCAAGTAAGTTGGGGACACCAGTGGGTTCACGGTCATCTCCCTCGCGCGGAATGCCTAGTCCAAGTCGTGTGAGAAATGCTGTTAGTACCATTAGCAATAATTTTGTTGAGACACCTTCAGTTCTTAGTTTTGCTGTGGATGTTCGGAGGGGGAAGGTAGGGGAAAACCGAATTGTTGACGCTCACCTGTTGCGACTTCTTTATAATCGACACTTGCAATGGCGCTTTGTAAATGCTAGGACAGAAGCAGCCTTGCATGTGCAGATGCACACTGCAGAG AAAACTCTTTGGAATGCTTGGATAAAAATCTCAGACTTGCGTGATATAGTCACCAAAAAACGACACAGGTTGCAATTGCTGAAGCAAAAATTGAAGCTAGCATCTATTCTTAAGGGACAA ATATCCTATTTAGAAGATTGGGCTTCGTTGGATAAAGAACACTCTGTTGCTTTAATGGGTGGTATTGAAGCTTTGAAGGCTAGCACTCTACGTCTCCCTGTTCTTGCCGGAGCAATT GTTGACATTCAAAGCTTGAAGGAAGCTATTGGTTCAACAGTTGATGTGATGCAAGCATTGGTAACCTCAGTCTGTTCGCTTTTGGCAAAG GTAGAAGAAGCGAATATTTTGGTAATTGAACTTGCTAAAATAACTGCAAAGGAGCGGGTTCTACTAGaacaatgcaaagatttctTGTCTATGGTAGCAACGATGCAG GTTAAGGATTGTAGTTTGAGAACACATGTATTACAACATCGACGTGTATCAACAGCCTGA
- the LOC116031830 gene encoding zinc finger protein ZAT6-like has protein sequence MALEAMKSAAVVTPPLPPVPGVEVDDVNGFKKKRTKRPRGDETPAPPTEEERYLALCLIMLARGEDPSRHRDAPPEAKVVIKEKETLLLPPPPQAAAAEAPHEQLYKCSVCNKCFHSYQALGGHKASHRKLNSATASDDNNNPSPSNSAAGGGGASHSSVLNPTGRAHECNICHKSFPTGQALGGHKRRHYEGNLGGSAANRDGGSAPSGSAVTSSEGGVSSHAPRPFDLNLLPSTELQLGLSVDCSVKSQRPGDQEVESPMPAKKPRLSFPFDWDLRPNSNS, from the coding sequence ATGGCTTTGGAGGCTATGAAATCTGCGGCCGTTGTCACGCCGCCGCTCCCGCCGGTGCCCGGCGTCGAGGTTGATGATGTTAATGGATTCAAGAAGAAGCGGACTAAGAGGCCTCGTGGCGATGAAACCCCCGCGCCGCCGACTGAGGAGGAGAGGTATTTGGCTTTGTGTTTGATCATGCTGGCCCGCGGCGAGGACCCGAGCCGTCACCGTGACGCGCCGCCGGAGGCGAAGGTTGTGATTAAGGAGAAGGAAACGCTGCtgctgccgccgccgccgcaggcggcggcggcggaagcGCCTCACGAGCAATTGTATAAGTGCAGCGTTTGTAATAAGTGTTTTCATTCTTATCAAGCACTTGGTGGGCATAAGGCGAGCCACCGGAAACTGAATTCCGCCACCGCTTCTGACGACAACAACAATCCCTCGCCGTCGAATTCCGCCGCCGGAGGCGGCGGCGCGTCTCACTCCTCCGTCCTCAATCCGACCGGTAGGGCTCACGAGTGCAACATCTGCCACAAATCCTTCCCCACCGGGCAAGCCCTAGGCGGGCACAAGCGGCGCCACTATGAAGGCAACCTCGGCGGCTCCGCCGCCAATCGCGACGGTGGTTCTGCTCCCAGCGGAAGCGCGGTCACCTCCTCTGAAGGCGGTGTGTCAAGCCACGCGCCGCGTCCCTTTGACCTGAACCTCCTCCCCTCCACCGAACTACAACTCGGGCTGAGCGTTGACTGCTCCGTAAAAAGTCAACGCCCCGGTGATCAAGAAGTGGAAAGCCCCATGCCCGCCAAGAAACCGCGTCTATCCTTCCCCTTCGACTGGGATCTCCGACCAAACAGCAAttcttga
- the LOC116032698 gene encoding protein SYM1, giving the protein MSLRNGFKARRSLYHLWKESSAGDSVGALKIRAHHCHRQAKVYSRFPQSIFKKAKEIELSVPSIISLPFSSRSSSAAAAAAAKAGLVGWYLELLKTRPILTKSLTCAVIYTAADLSSQTLSGLSLEQYDLVRTLRMAGYGMVILGPSLHFWFNFVSMAFPKRDIRSTLTKMALGQTVYGPIMTVVFFSVNAAFQGENGGEILARLKRDVIPTMKSGVMFWPMCDFITFRFIPVHLQPLVSNSFSYIWNVYLTYMASKEKVAQHDPAECC; this is encoded by the exons atgagcctCAGAAATGGGTTCAAGGCCCGGCGATCTCTGTACCATTTATGGAAGGAATCCTCCGCCGGAGATTCCGTCGGAGCGTTGAAGATTCGGGCCCATCACTGCCACCGGCAAGCTAAAGTGTATTCTCGGTTCCCTCAATCCATTTTCAAAAAGGCCAAGGAGATTGAGCTCTCGGTTCCCAGCATAATTTCTCTGCCGTTCTCCTCCCGGAGtagctccgccgccgccgcggcgGCGGCGAAGGCTGGATTGGTCGGGTGGTACTTAGAATTGTTGAAGACTCGGCCTATTCTCACCAAGAGCCTCACCTGTGCTGTTATCTACACCGCCGCCGATTTGTCATCTCag ACACTTTCAGGTTTATCATTAGAGCAGTATGATCTTGTAAGGACACTTCGAATGGCAGGTTATGGGATGGTGATTTTAGGGCCTTCTCTGCATTTTTGGTTCAATTTTGTTTCAATGGCTTTTCCAAAGCGCGATATTAGATCAAcattgacaaagatggctttgGGGCAGACTGTATATGGACCTATCATGACTGTTGTTTTCTTCTCTGTAAATGCTGCTTTTCAAG GTGAAAATGGTGGGGAGATTCTTGCCAGACTAAAGCGGGATGTGATTCCCACGATGAAAAGCGGGGTTATGTTCTGGCCAATGTGTGATTTCATCACATTCAGATTCATCCCCGTCCATCTACAG CCACTTGTTAGCAACTCGTTTTCATATATATGGAATGTGTACCTGACTTATATGGCGAGCAAAGAGAAGGTAGCCCAGCATGATCCTGCTGAATGCTGTTAA
- the LOC116032476 gene encoding BTB/POZ domain-containing protein NPY2-like, which produces MKFMKLGSKPDCFQSEGKNVRYVASELASDIVVFVGDVKFYLHKFPLMSKSSCLQKLIANLNDGNGDEIRIDEIPGGSMAFEICAKFCYGVTVTLNAYNVIAARCAAEYLGMNENVEKGNLVYKIDVFLNSSIFRSWKDSIIVLQTMKPLLPFCDELNLVSHCIDAIASKASTDVCRVDWSYTYNRYKIPEENGNDHNMNGLRSRAVPKDWWVEDLSELEVDLYKQVIASIKRKEIVSNEAIGEALKAYASKRLQGYGSIQNSDASKYQSVLDTIVWLLPREKGSISTSFLLRLLKASISLDSGEMAQRELIKRIGHQLEEASVNDLLIRTSDAETTLYNVHVVQQILQEFMMSDQDSETKLENGNEIQEVRKPPGILSEASKLMVAKLVDLYLAEIAKDPNLTPSTFLGLAEMVSSFPRPSHDGLYRAIDMFLKDHPGISKSERKRICRLMDCKKLSADACMHAVQNERLPLRVVVQVLFFEQVRANASSGSSTPDLPKAIKDLNCASYGSSRSATTTTEEDWDGVASADELRALKGELAALRLGNAGMAADRAANGDTTKTVAPDKAAISKMKGLLVSKRIFSKIWSSKGGNGENSGSDSSESLGSTTMEEAKSTPSRKGRHSVS; this is translated from the exons ATGAAGTTCATGAAACTTGGATCCAAGCCGGATTGTTTTCAGTCAGAAGGAAAGAATGTCAG ATATGTTGCTTCTGAGTTGGCTTCCGACATCGTGGTTTTTGTAGGAGATGTGAAGTTCTACTTGCATAAG TTTCCTCTTATGTCCAAGAGTTCTTGTCTGCAAAAGCTGATCGCAAACTTGAATGATGGAAATGGTGATGAAATCCGCATTGATGAAATCCCCGGAGGGTCAATGGCGTTTGAAATATGCGCCAAGTTTTGTTATGGCGTCACTGTTACGCTGAACGCTTACAATGTGATTGCAGCCCGTTGTGCTGCAGAGTATCTAGGAATGAACGAAAACGTTGAGAAAGGGAACCTCGTTTACAAGATCGATGTTTTTCTGAACTCGAGTATTTTCAGGAGCTGGAAGGATTCCATAATAGTTCTGCAGACCATGAAGCCTCTGTTACCTTTCTGCGATGAACTGAATCTGGTCAGCCATTGCATCGACGCCATAGCTTCCAAGGCATCTACAGACGTATGCCGGGTGGACTGGTCCTACACCTATAACAGATACAAGATTCCTGAGGAGAATGGCAATGATCATAACATGAATGGTTTGAGAAGCAGAGCGGTGCCAAAAGATTGGTGGGTCGAGGATTTATCCGAGCTCGAAGTTGATTTATACAAGCAGGTTATTGCCAGTATCAAGAGAAAAGAAATTGTTTCTAATGAAGCCATTGGAGAAGCCCTAAAAGCTTATGCTTCAAAACGGCTGCAAGGCTATGGAAGCATCCAGAACAGCGACGCTTCCAAATATCAGTCTGTATTGGATACGATCGTGTGGCTTCTACCCCGAGAGAAAGGTAGCATCTCGACTAGTTTCTTGCTGAGATTGTTGAAAGCGTCCATTTCACTTGATTCGGGAGAAATGGCACAGAGGGAACTGATAAAACGAATAGGCCACCAACTGGAAGAGGCCTCTGTTAACGATCTTCTGATCCGAACCTCAGATGCAGAAACAACGTTGTATAATGTCCATGTAGTCCAGCAAATACTACAAGAGTTCATGATGAGCGATCAGGACTCTGAAACGAAACTAGAAAATGGCAACGAGATTCAGGAGGTTAGAAAGCCACCAGGGATTTTGTCTGAAGCTTCGAAGCTGATGGTGGCAAAGTTAGTGGATCTCTACCTTGCCGAGATTGCAAAAGATCCTAACCTGACTCCCTCAACGTTCCTCGGTTTAGCAGAGATGGTGTCTAGCTTTCCACGACCTTCTCACGATGGTCTTTATCGTGCAATTGACATGTTCCTCAAG GATCACCCCGGGATCAGCAAGAGCGAGAGGAAGAGAATCTGCAGGTTGATGGACTGCAAGAAGCTCTCCGcagatgcatgcatgcatgcggTTCAGAACGAGAGGCTCCCTCTGCGTGTCGTTGTGCAGGTGCTGTTCTTCGAGCAAGTTAGGGCTAATGCATCATCCGGAAGTAGCACTCCGGACCTGCCAAAAGCCATAAAGGATCTCAACTGCGCCTCCTATGGCAGCTCGAGATCTGCAACAACTACGACCGAGGAAGACTGGGATGGCGTCGCCTCTGCTGATGAGCTCAGAGCTTTGAAAGGCGAGCTGGCAGCTTTACGGTTGGGAAATGCAGGAATGGCGGCTGATAGAGCTGCCAATGGAGATACTACTAAGACTGTCGCCCCCGACAAGGCTGCCATCAGTAAAATGAAAGGTTTACTTGTTTCGAAGAGGATCTTCTCCAAAATCTGGTCTAGTAAAGGCGGAAATGGGGAGAACAGCGGCTCTGATTCGTCGGAAAGTCTCGGCTCTACCACCATGGAAGAAGCAAAATCCACCCCTTCAAGGAAGGGCAGGCATTCTGTTTCTTAG
- the LOC116032856 gene encoding 3-oxo-Delta(4,5)-steroid 5-beta-reductase-like: protein MSWWWAGAIGAARKRFEEEDDVDAPLKPHSVALIVGVTGIVGNSLAEILPLADTPGGPWKVYGVARRPRPAWNSNHPIHYIQTDISDEKDTYSKLSVLSDVTHVFYVTWANRPTELENCEVNGKMLRNVLNAIIPNSPDLDHICLQTGKKHYYGAFEVFGKVAHETPHHEDLPRLESPNFYYTLEDILFEKAKNKEGLTWSVHRPGLIHGFSPYSLMNAVGSLCVYAAICKHEGVPLRFSGLKAAWDGYANCSDADLIAEQEIWAAVDPSAKNEAFNVSNGDVFKWKHFCEVLADKFEVEVVEFEERTDGSNLEVMMKEKGPVWDQIVRENGLLSTKLEDVGHWWFLDILFSVESPLDNMNKSKEHGFLGFRNSEKAFISWIDKMKAFKIVP from the exons ATGAGCTGGTGGTGGGCTGGAGCTATTGGCGCTGCCAGG AAAAggtttgaagaagaagatgatgttgATGCGCCACTGAAGCCCCACAGCGTGGCTCTAATCGTGGGCGTCACCGGGATCGTTGGCAACAGCCTCGCCGAGATCCTCCCTCTCGCCGACACCCCCGGCGGCCCATGGAAAGTTTACGGCGTAGCCCGCCGCCCCAGACCCGCCTGGAACTCTAATCATCCAATACACTATATCCAGACCGATATTTCCGACGAGAAAGATACCTATTCCAAGCTGTCTGTGCTGAGTGATGTCACGCATGTTTTTTACGTGACGTGGGCGAACCGACCCACGGAGCTGGAAAACTGTGAAGTCAACGGGAAAATGTTGAGGAATGTGTTGAATGCGATAATCCCAAATTCTCCAGATTTGGATCATATTTGCCTGCAAACGGGGAAGAAACACTATTACGGCGCGTTTGAAGTGTTCGGAAAAGTAGCCCACGAAACTCCCCACCACGAGGATTTGCCCAGATTAGAATCTCCCAATTTTTACTACACTCTCGAAGATATTCTGTTTGAAAAGGCGAAAAATAAGGAGGGATTAACATGGTCGGTCCACCGGCCGGGATTAATCCACGGCTTCTCCCCGTACAGCCTGATGAACGCCGTCGGATCTCTCTGCGTCTACGCCGCCATTTGTAAACACGAAGGAGTCCCCTTGAGATTCTCCGGGCTAAAAGCTGCTTGGGACGGCTACGCGAATTGCTCCGACGCGGATTTGATTGCAGAGCAAGAAATCTGGGCGGCGGTGGACCCGTCCGCCAAGAACGAAGCTTTCAACGTCAGCAATGGAGATGTCTTCAAATGGAAGCATTTCTGCGAAGTTTTAGCGGATAAGTTTGAGGTGGAAGTTGTGGAATTTGAGGAGAGAACTGATGGGAGCAATCTGGAGGTGATGATGAAGGAGAAAGGGCCGGTTTGGGACCAGATTGTGAGAGAAAACGGGTTGTTGTCTACGAAATTAGAGGATGTTGGTCACTGGTGGTTTCTGGATATTCTGTTCAGTGTAGAATCTCCCCTGGATAATATGAACAAGAGCAAAGAACATGGGTTCCTGGGATTTAGGAACTCCGAGAAGGCCTTCATTTCGTGGATTGATAAGATGAAAGCTTTCAAGATTGTTCCTTAA
- the LOC116032013 gene encoding probable polyamine transporter At3g19553, whose protein sequence is MGNEGMAKKTNPKLTLLPLIALIFYEVSGGPFGVEDSIRAGGGPLLSLLGFLIFPLLWSIPEALITAELATTFPENGGYVVWISSAFGPFWGFQEGLWKWFSGVVDNALYPVLFLDYLKHSIPVFEHFSARVPAMLGITVSLTYLNYRGLHIVGIAAVLLASFSLLPFLVMGILSIPRIRPRRWLAVDFGKVDWRVYFNSMFWNLNYWDKASTLAGEIDDPSRTFPKALLGAVAVVVSSYLIPLLAGTGALKSDPSQWSDGYFAEVGMLIGGSWLKWWIQAAAAMSNMGLFEAEMSSDAFQLLGMSEMGMLPSIFASRSKHGTPTFSILCSATGVIFLSWMTFQEILELLNFLYSIGMLLELAAFITLRIKKPGLRRPYKVPLQTFGATMLCLPPMLLLILVMCLASPKTFFVSGIVIVVGFLLYPAVVQSKERFYFHFNTQDSSVISSSTGFEGQEIMPVNSQEVSDEASLYLLSDPSPLKDQAEVEIISGVSELQTLHHTSSKSQDN, encoded by the exons ATGGGAAATGAGGGGATGGCGAAGAAGACGAATCCAAAGTTAACCCTTTTGCCATTGATTGCTCTTATTTTCTATGAAGTTTCCGGCGGCCCATTTGGCGTGGAGGATTCAATCAGGGCAGGCGGCGGCCCTCTTCTCTCCCTGCTTGGTTTCTTGATTTTCCCTTTGCTTTGGAGCATCCCAGAGGCTCTAATCACAGCTGAGCTCGCCACAACTTTTCCTGAAAATGGCGGATATGTGGTTTGGATATCATCAGCTTTTGGCCCTTTCTGGGGCTTCCAAGAAGGCCTCTGGAAATGGTTCAGTGGAGTTGTGGATAATGCACTTTATCCAGTTCTGTTTCTTGATTATTTGAAGCATTCGATCCCCGTTTTCGAGCATTTCTCGGCCAGGGTTCCAGCCATGTTAGGGATCACAGTTTCCCTGACTTATTTGAACTATAGAGGCCTCCACATTGTTGGCATTGCTGCTGTTTTGCTTGCAAGTTTCTCTCTTTTGCCGTTTCTCGTGATGGGGATTCTCTCGATTCCTCGGATTAGGCCTAGGCGATGGCTTGCTGTGGATTTCGGGAAGGTGGATTGGAGGGTATACTTCAATAGCATGTTTTGGAATTTGAACTATTGGGATAAGGCCAGTACACTAGCCGGGGAGATTGATGACCCGAGCAGAACGTTCCCTAAGGCGCTGCTCGGTGCTGTTGCTGTCGTTGTTTCTTCGTATCTGATCCCGCTTCTTGCTGGAACTGGAGCTTTGAAGTCTGACCCTAGCCAATGGAGTGATGGGTATTTTGCAGAAGTTGGAATGCTCATTGGTGGCTCTTGGCTCAAGTGGTGGATCCAGGCCGCGGCTGCAATGTCTAACATGGGGCTGTTCGAGGCTGAAATGAGCAGCGACGCCTTCCAGCTGCTCGGAATGAGTGAAATGGGGATGCTTCCATCTATATTTGCTTCGCG GTCAAAACATGGGACACCTACTTTTAGCATCCTATGTTCTGCAACTGGGGTGATTTTCCTGTCATGGATGACATTCCAGGAAATCTTGGAGCTTCTAAACTTCCTTTACTCCATCGGAATGCTTCTCGAGCTTGCAGCCTTCATAACGCTGAGGATCAAGAAGCCTGGTCTTCGCAGGCCGTACAAGGTGCCCTTGCAGACATTTGGTGCAACAATGCTTTGCCTGCCTCCAATGTTGTTGCTTATCCTTGTAATGTGTCTGGCTTCTCCAAAGACATTTTTTGTTAGCGGGATAGTTATCGTCGTGGGGTTTCTCTTGTACCCTGCTGTGGTTCAATCAAAGGAGAGGTTTTATTTCCATTTTAACACACAAGATTCATCAGTGATCAGTTCAAGTACTGGTTTTGAAGGCCAAGAAATCATGCCAGTGAACAGTCAAGAAGTATCTGATGAAGCTTCTCTCTACCTTCTATCAGATCCATCCCCTTTGAAGGACCAAGCAGAGGTTGAAATCATATCAGGAGTTTCAGAGCTACAGACTCTACATCACACTAGTTCAAAGTCTCAAGACAACTAA